In Bradyrhizobium guangdongense, the sequence ACCTCCATGATCATCACGGGCCGTCGGGGCGGCTCGGCCTGTTTCTGGTGCCGGCAACCGCGCCGGGGCTCGCGCTCACCGATTATCCGCGCCTCGGCGGCGGACGCGCCTGCAATGTCGAACTGTCAGGCGTGCAGCTGCCGGAGGACTCTCTGCTCGGCGACGGCAAGGACGCGCTGCCGGCGGTCGAATGGGCCGTCGATCGCGCCATGGCCGCGCTCGGTGCAGAAGCCGTCGGCATCATGCAGACGTTGCTGGAGACGACGCTCGACTACACCAAGATCCGAAAACAGTTCGGCCGGCCGCTCTCCGCCAACCAGGTGATCCGCCACCGCCTCGCCGGTATGGCGATCCAGGTCGACGAAGCCCGCTCGATGGCGCTCCGCGCTGCGCTGAATGCCGATAGCTTCCCGCTCGAACGCGCTCGCGCCGCATCGGGCGCGAAGGCCAAGATCGGCAAATGCGCACGCTTCGTCGGCGAACAATCGATCCAGCTCCACGGCGGCATGGGGGTCACCGAGGAGCTCGAGGTCGGCGCCTATTTCAAGCGGCTCGTCGCCTTCGACACGCTGTTCGGCGACAGCGCGCACCACTATGCCCGCCACGCCCAGCTTGCCCGCACGGCCTGAGAGGAGCGCATCATGGACCTGTCGTTCAATGCCGAAGAGCGCGCCTTCCAGAGCGAAGTGCGCAGCTTCATCGCCAAAAATCTTACCGAGGAGATGAAGCGCGCCACCGCGCTGACCCCGTCGGTATTCTCCGATCCTGACATCGGCATGGCCTGGCAGCGCGCGTTGCACGGCCGCGGCTGGGGCGCCCCGGGCTGGCCGGTCGAGCATGGAGGGCCGGACTGGACCCCGGCGCAGCGCTGGATTTTCGAGACCGAATGCGCGCGGGCCGGCGCGCCCAACGTCAACGTGATGGGCGTGAAGATGGTCGGCCCCGTCATCATAGGTTTCGGCTCGCCGGAGCAGAAGAATTTCTATCTGCCGCGGATCCTCTCCGGCGAGGACTATTGGTGCCAGGGTTATTCCGAACCGGGCTCCGGCTCCGATCTCTCCTCGCTCAAGACGCGCGCGGTGCGCGACGGCGACGACTACGTCATCAACGGCACCAAAATCTGGACCACGCATGCCCATCACGCCAACCGCATGTTCGCGCTGGTCCGCACCAGCGACGGGCCGCGGCAGCAGGACGGCATCAGCTTCATCCTGATCGACATGAAGACGCCTGGCATCACCACGCGGCCGATCCTCACCATCGGCGGCGACCACGAGGTCAACCAGGTGTTCTTCGACGACGTACGCGTGCCCGTCGCCAACCGCGTCGGAGAGGAAGGCAAGGGCTGGACCTACGGCAAATATCTGCTCGAGTTCGAGCGCGGCTCCGGCATCGCATCCGCCAAGCTGCGCGAGGGGCTGCGCGCCATCACCGAACTCGCCGAGTCCGATCTCACCGGCCGCGCGATCGACAGCCCTGACATCGCCTCCCGCATCTCCGAGGTCGAGGTCGACATCGACGCGCTGGAGATGACCGAGCTGCGCGTGCTGTCGGCACTTCAGACCGGGCAAAACCCCGGCGCGGTGTCATCGATTCTGAAGCTGCGCAACAGTGAGATCCGCCAGGCC encodes:
- a CDS encoding acyl-CoA dehydrogenase family protein, yielding MDLSFNAEERAFQSEVRSFIAKNLTEEMKRATALTPSVFSDPDIGMAWQRALHGRGWGAPGWPVEHGGPDWTPAQRWIFETECARAGAPNVNVMGVKMVGPVIIGFGSPEQKNFYLPRILSGEDYWCQGYSEPGSGSDLSSLKTRAVRDGDDYVINGTKIWTTHAHHANRMFALVRTSDGPRQQDGISFILIDMKTPGITTRPILTIGGDHEVNQVFFDDVRVPVANRVGEEGKGWTYGKYLLEFERGSGIASAKLREGLRAITELAESDLTGRAIDSPDIASRISEVEVDIDALEMTELRVLSALQTGQNPGAVSSILKLRNSEIRQAVTRLGVDVIGHDALAVEPMRPLYKLNHEPALPEDMLTVVPEYLNGRAYTIFGGTSEIQRDIIAKMMLGI
- a CDS encoding acyl-CoA dehydrogenase family protein codes for the protein MDLNLSDEQRLLRESAERFMAESYDADHRRKMANDPLGFSPMVWKQFAELGWLALPIAEEFGGLGGGPVEIGILMEAFGRGLVSEPYIATIVLGAALIEKCGSTAQKQASLPKIADGSFKLAFAHSERAARFDLAKVATSATKTAQGWRLEGSKIAVLDGHAADEIIVSAHLHDHHGPSGRLGLFLVPATAPGLALTDYPRLGGGRACNVELSGVQLPEDSLLGDGKDALPAVEWAVDRAMAALGAEAVGIMQTLLETTLDYTKIRKQFGRPLSANQVIRHRLAGMAIQVDEARSMALRAALNADSFPLERARAASGAKAKIGKCARFVGEQSIQLHGGMGVTEELEVGAYFKRLVAFDTLFGDSAHHYARHAQLARTA